The window TTAAAAATAAAATGGGCAAAAGAGGATGCAAAAAACGCTAAACCTAAAGCCGAAGCAAAGGCACGTCAGAATGTAAAAAGAGCTACCGAAAAGGCAGCTCTTGTTTGTGGTCCGTCGTAAATTCTATAACCACATTAGGACTATTTACTAATTTCAACGATCAACAATTAAAACTCTTCCCAATCACCTTCCTGTACTTTGCCACCACCACTTTGAGGTGCTTTTTTGCTCGCACTTTTATTCGCTGTCGGTGCTGGCTTAGCGGTAATTTTAAGGCTGGCTTGAGGAGCGCGTTGCTGTCCCATTTTTTTCTCAACCCGCTTGGTGCTTGAAGCCGAGATATTTGATGTTGAAGTATTCAGTGCAGAACCATTTCCTGCTGCAATTTTAAAGATATGCACAGTAGCAGCCAGAGTCTGCGCCTGCTCCTCCATACTCTCTGCTGCCGCTGCTGCCTGCTCTACCAACGCTGCATTTTGCTGCGTCATTTCATCCATCTGCGTAATCGCTAGATTGACTTGTTCTATCCCTGCACTTTGCTCTTGGCTGGCGGCGGTGATCTCGCTCATGATGTCGGCGACATGCTGGACGCTGGTGACAATCTCGTCCATGGTTTTGCCAGCTTCGTCTACCAGTTTGCCGCCTTGGTTGACTTTGTCGACCGAGTCATCGATCAGAGATTTGATTTCTTTGGCAGCGCTGGCACTGCGTTGGGCGAGATTACGCACCTCTGAGGCGACAACGGCAAATCCTCGTCCTTGTTCTCCTGCTCTGGCAGCTTCTACTGCGGCATTGAGGGCGAGGATGTTGGTCTGGAAGGCGATGCTGTCGATGACGCTGATAATATCGACAATCTTGCGGGAGCTTTCTTTAATCGAGCCCATGGTGCTAACGACTTGATTGACAACAGCACCACCTTTGACGGCAACACCAGTGGCGGAAACAACAAGTTGATTGGCTTGCCGGGCGTTATCGGCATTTTGCCTGACGGTGCTGGTGAGCTCTTCCATGGAGCTGGCAGTTTCTTCTAGCGAGCTGGCTTGGGACTCTGTTCTGCTGGAGAGATCGGCGTTGCCTGAGGCAATCTCTTGGGATGCGACTGTGATCGTTTCTGTGCCTTGTTTGATTTGCGAAACCGTATTGATCAAATTACCTTGCATACGCTTTAGCGATTCTAGCAACTCACCTACTTCGTCGGTTACATCTACTGTGATCTCGTTAGTTAAATCACCGCTGGCTATATTGTCCGCAACAATCACAGCACGTTTAATCGGCTTAGAAATAGTTCTGGTAATAATCCATGCTGCCAGGACGCCAAACGCCAGCGTCAACACACCAATCACTATCATGCTGCTTAAAGCACCTCGGTAGTTGCTTTGCGATTCTTCATAAGTAGTTTTCATCGCCTCGTGCTGCTGCTGCGCCAGCTCGGTTAAAGCGATCATCCATTTGTCGTGAGGCAGAGTAAATTCTGTTTGCAGCAATGAGGATGCATCGAAATAATTCCCCTCAGTGACAAAGGACTTTATCTTGCCCACTAAAACTACTACCGCCTGCTTTTGCTCTATGGCTTTTGCCAGAGTTGCTTGCCCTTGATTATTATCAATCAGCTTTTTTGCTAAGGCTTCTGACTTGGAATAGCTATCCAAAATTTGGACCAGGCGCTTGGTCTCTTTTTCTGCTTCTGCAGCATCAGTAGGAGCGGTCATCTTACGCAATACCAAAGCCAAAGCACGCCCTTGCTCGCGCATATCAGTTGCCGCACTCAAGCTGGCAATTTTATTATTAAAAATATAGTCCATCGAGCTTTGCATCTGACTCATGCGGAATAATCCCAGAATCAACAAGCCAGTTGCAAAAAAGAGTACTAATCCAAAACCAATGGTAAGACGTGTACCAATTCTGATATTAGCAAGTAGCTTCATAAAATCTCCGGAGTAACTGACAATACGCTGACGATGCGAATTGATGATAAAACTCTGCCACTAAACTGGCTAAGTTACGCATACAAAAATTACTGAGAAAAAAACTGTTTTCAGGAAAAGGTATCCTGCTAAAAAAATAACTGTAAGTGACTACCGATTTTAGTTTGTGACAAAAAATCGCGGCACATTTAAGCTTAAAGCTTATATTTTTAAATTGTAATTGTACTCAAATAGTATCACTAGTGAGGTTCTTGCAAAACGAAACACCGGAGAGTAATTTTATTGCGAGAAGCGCAAAATAGATGAGAAAGGAGCGGCCATTTCTGGCAAGATGAAAGTGACTAAACAACCATCTGCGCTCCGCTATGAATCCTACACAACGCCTGCTGATAATGCAACGCTGGAATTTACTGCAACACGATTTGCTACCGGAGATAAAACAGCAATGCGGGTCACTGACGCCGAAGCTGGAAAAATTGATTCATGTACTAGACTGGGTGCGCATCGAAGAATTTGTGTCGGACCAATGGCAAGGGATAGGACGCAAACCGCATGACCGTGGTGCATTGGCCAGCGCCTTCATCGCCAAAGCTGTGTTGGGGCTCAATACAACAGCGGCCTTAATAGAACGATTGACGATGGATCGCAGTTTAAAACGGCTGTGCGGCTTTGAGATGTGGAAAGAAGTTCCGAATGAAGCCACTTTTTCGCGCGCCTTTGGCGAATTTGCCCAAGCCAAATTAGCGGAGAAAGTGCACGAAGCGCTGATCAAGAGTTATTTAGGCGACAGCCTCATTGGACACATCAGCCGTGACGGCACGGCGATTGCGGCGCGCGAGAAGCCGAAGAAACACATGAAAGTTGTTTCCGTAGAAAAGGCCCAAAAGCAGCGCCGTGGACGGCCAAAGAAAGGCGAGATAAGGCCGCCAAAGGAAGAGAAAGTGACCAAGATAGGCTGGCAGTTGACGCAAACTTTACCGAGCATCGTCAATGCTTTACCCAAAGAGTGTGACCGCGGCAC of the Undibacterium sp. 5I1 genome contains:
- a CDS encoding transposase, whose amino-acid sequence is MNPTQRLLIMQRWNLLQHDLLPEIKQQCGSLTPKLEKLIHVLDWVRIEEFVSDQWQGIGRKPHDRGALASAFIAKAVLGLNTTAALIERLTMDRSLKRLCGFEMWKEVPNEATFSRAFGEFAQAKLAEKVHEALIKSYLGDSLIGHISRDGTAIAAREKPKKHMKVVSVEKAQKQRRGRPKKGEIRPPKEEKVTKIGWQLTQTLPSIVNALPKECDRGTKCNAQGYKVSWNGYKLHIDTADCGVAISALLTSASVHDSQTAVPLATMTAARVTNLYDLMDAAYCSEELRAHSKSLGHVPLIDHNARGGEKKPFAPHEQQRYKERTQAERTNGRLKDEFGGTTVRVRGSEKVMSHLMFGLLVLTADQLMRLFT
- a CDS encoding methyl-accepting chemotaxis protein, with amino-acid sequence MKLLANIRIGTRLTIGFGLVLFFATGLLILGLFRMSQMQSSMDYIFNNKIASLSAATDMREQGRALALVLRKMTAPTDAAEAEKETKRLVQILDSYSKSEALAKKLIDNNQGQATLAKAIEQKQAVVVLVGKIKSFVTEGNYFDASSLLQTEFTLPHDKWMIALTELAQQQHEAMKTTYEESQSNYRGALSSMIVIGVLTLAFGVLAAWIITRTISKPIKRAVIVADNIASGDLTNEITVDVTDEVGELLESLKRMQGNLINTVSQIKQGTETITVASQEIASGNADLSSRTESQASSLEETASSMEELTSTVRQNADNARQANQLVVSATGVAVKGGAVVNQVVSTMGSIKESSRKIVDIISVIDSIAFQTNILALNAAVEAARAGEQGRGFAVVASEVRNLAQRSASAAKEIKSLIDDSVDKVNQGGKLVDEAGKTMDEIVTSVQHVADIMSEITAASQEQSAGIEQVNLAITQMDEMTQQNAALVEQAAAAAESMEEQAQTLAATVHIFKIAAGNGSALNTSTSNISASSTKRVEKKMGQQRAPQASLKITAKPAPTANKSASKKAPQSGGGKVQEGDWEEF